From Candidatus Binatia bacterium, one genomic window encodes:
- a CDS encoding alpha/beta hydrolase: MAPSLVQTIQNQVVTFLIGMPDAVVTVLAGRPEVRDGQTLDPQLQLLLRLMAAAGLPRLETMSAPDARQLFRDSARLLACEAAPLARVFDRSLPGPHGDIPVRVYVPTSGTSPQPVLLYYHGGGWTIGDLDTHDSVARSFAALSDCIVVSVDYRLGPEHRLPAAFDDALAAFTWVATHAAEIGGDPTRLAVGGDSAGGNLAAAVSQYTVASGTRAPDFQLLIYPVTDLGAETESYETFAEGFYLTRGAMRWFRANYLGEAGTGKDWRCSPLRAESVAGLPPTFLMTAGFDVLRDEGKAYAARLMEAGVDVDYRNYESLIHGFISMTGVVREARRAFDDAAAALRTGLGVDH; encoded by the coding sequence ATGGCACCATCTTTGGTCCAGACCATCCAGAACCAGGTCGTTACGTTTCTGATCGGCATGCCCGATGCCGTCGTCACGGTGCTGGCGGGGCGTCCCGAAGTGCGCGACGGACAGACTCTCGACCCCCAGCTCCAGCTTCTGCTGCGGTTGATGGCTGCCGCCGGATTGCCGCGGCTGGAAACGATGAGCGCGCCGGATGCGCGGCAACTGTTCCGCGATTCGGCAAGGCTGCTGGCTTGCGAAGCGGCGCCGCTCGCGCGGGTGTTCGACCGCTCGCTGCCCGGACCTCACGGCGACATTCCGGTGCGCGTTTACGTGCCGACTTCCGGCACGTCGCCGCAACCGGTGCTCCTCTACTACCATGGCGGGGGATGGACGATCGGCGACCTCGACACGCACGACAGCGTTGCACGGTCGTTCGCCGCCTTGTCCGACTGCATCGTCGTGTCCGTCGACTATCGTCTCGGGCCCGAGCATCGCCTTCCGGCGGCCTTCGACGATGCGCTGGCGGCGTTCACGTGGGTGGCCACCCATGCAGCCGAGATCGGCGGTGATCCGACGCGGCTTGCGGTCGGCGGCGACAGTGCCGGAGGCAACCTTGCAGCTGCCGTTTCGCAGTACACGGTCGCGAGCGGAACGCGCGCACCGGACTTCCAGCTGTTGATCTATCCCGTCACCGATCTCGGCGCGGAGACCGAGTCCTACGAAACCTTCGCCGAGGGTTTCTACCTGACGCGCGGCGCGATGCGCTGGTTCCGCGCGAACTATCTCGGTGAGGCGGGCACGGGCAAGGACTGGCGCTGCTCGCCGCTGCGGGCCGAGAGCGTGGCGGGGCTGCCGCCGACGTTCCTGATGACGGCCGGTTTCGACGTGCTGCGCGACGAAGGCAAAGCCTACGCGGCCAGGCTGATGGAAGCGGGAGTCGACGTCGACTACCGCAACTACGAAAGCCTGATCCACGGCTTCATCTCGATGACCGGTGTCGTGCGCGAGGCGCGTCGTGCCTTCGACGATGCGGCTGCGGCGCTTCGCACCGGCCTCGGCGTGGACCACTGA
- a CDS encoding acyl-CoA dehydrogenase family protein yields the protein MTDLEGFRADARSWLARSCPASLLGRATTPFDGCWGGRHYAWTPDEKLWLERMLERGWTAPSWPVEYGGAGLDDDHARIIRHEMAAARIPPPLVGFGLTMIGPALLAFGSEQQKREHLAPITSGRVRWCQGYSEPGAGSDLAGLRTAAVRDGDEFVVNGQKCWTSHADESDWMFLLARTDPGAKKQAGISFFLFDLATPGVTIRPTMLISGKSPFCETFLDGVRVASRNLVGGLNNGWTVGKAVLEFERSTHGEVFSTAGDGEPALVAAARRHVGMSEGRIGSAAVRSDVAQSEMDRRCFELLIQRYRDERKPGDKPGAESSLLKWYASEFNMRRNHLMTAIAGPEALGWDGDSFDAAELEKTRDWLRSRGNSIEGGTSEIQLGVIAKRMLALPD from the coding sequence ATGACGGATCTCGAAGGGTTTCGCGCCGACGCGCGCTCCTGGCTCGCGCGCAGCTGCCCCGCTTCGCTCCTCGGTCGTGCGACGACTCCGTTCGACGGCTGCTGGGGCGGGCGGCACTACGCGTGGACGCCCGACGAGAAGCTGTGGCTGGAGCGCATGCTCGAGCGCGGCTGGACCGCGCCGTCGTGGCCGGTCGAGTATGGCGGCGCCGGTCTCGATGACGATCATGCGCGCATCATCCGCCACGAGATGGCCGCCGCGAGGATTCCGCCTCCACTGGTCGGCTTCGGGCTGACGATGATCGGGCCGGCGCTGCTCGCGTTCGGAAGCGAGCAGCAGAAGCGCGAGCACCTTGCGCCGATCACGTCGGGACGCGTCCGCTGGTGCCAGGGTTACAGCGAGCCGGGCGCCGGCAGCGATCTTGCCGGTCTTCGCACCGCGGCGGTGCGCGACGGCGATGAGTTCGTCGTCAACGGGCAGAAATGCTGGACCTCGCACGCCGACGAGTCCGACTGGATGTTCCTGCTGGCACGCACCGATCCGGGCGCGAAGAAACAGGCGGGAATCAGCTTCTTCCTGTTCGATCTTGCGACGCCGGGAGTCACCATCCGGCCTACGATGCTGATCAGCGGGAAGTCGCCGTTCTGCGAAACCTTTCTCGACGGCGTGCGCGTCGCGTCGCGAAACCTCGTCGGCGGGCTGAACAACGGATGGACCGTCGGCAAGGCGGTGCTCGAATTCGAGCGGTCCACGCATGGCGAAGTGTTCAGCACGGCGGGTGACGGCGAGCCCGCACTGGTGGCGGCGGCGCGGCGCCACGTCGGCATGAGCGAGGGACGCATCGGCTCGGCCGCCGTGCGCAGCGATGTCGCACAGAGCGAGATGGATCGTCGCTGTTTCGAGCTGCTCATCCAGCGCTACCGCGACGAAAGAAAGCCGGGCGACAAGCCCGGTGCGGAAAGCTCGCTGCTCAAGTGGTACGCCTCCGAATTCAACATGCGCCGCAACCACCTGATGACGGCGATCGCGGGGCCCGAAGCGCTGGGCTGGGACGGCGACAGCTTCGATGCCGCGGAGCTCGAGAAGACGCGCGACTGGCTGCGCTCGCGCGGCAACTCGATCGAAGGCGGCACCAGCGAGATCCAGCTAGGCGTCATCGCCAAGCGAATGCTCGCGTTGCCGGACTGA
- a CDS encoding peroxiredoxin, which yields MSIAVGDKAPEFNLRDQNGKPVSLGEFRGKKAVVLYFYPKDETPGCTKEACSFRDSYEDFVSAGAEVIGVSGDSVAKHKSFAEHHRLPFTLLADEGNALRKAYGVPATLWILPGRVTYVIDKAGVVQHVFDSQMQATRHIDEALATLKRI from the coding sequence ATGAGCATCGCTGTCGGAGACAAGGCGCCCGAGTTCAACCTGCGCGACCAGAACGGCAAGCCGGTCTCGCTTGGCGAATTCCGCGGGAAAAAGGCCGTCGTGCTGTACTTCTACCCGAAGGACGAGACACCGGGCTGCACGAAGGAAGCGTGCAGTTTTCGCGATTCGTACGAGGATTTCGTCTCGGCCGGCGCCGAGGTGATCGGGGTCAGCGGGGACTCGGTCGCCAAGCACAAGTCGTTCGCCGAGCACCATCGTCTGCCGTTCACGCTGCTCGCCGACGAAGGCAATGCGCTGCGCAAGGCTTACGGCGTGCCGGCCACGCTGTGGATCCTGCCGGGCCGCGTGACGTACGTCATCGACAAGGCCGGAGTCGTGCAGCACGTCTTCGATTCCCAGATGCAGGCCACGCGCCACATCGACGAGGCGCTGGCAACGCTGAAGCGGATCTAG